The sequence CGCTAGGTTGCTGAGTAGTTTAGAGCTTTGTCCTAATAcaccaagttgtgggtttgatccccagtcagagcacatataagaagcaatcaatgagccgaaaccggtttggctcagtggatagagcgtcggcttgcagactgaaaggtcctaggttcgattccggtcaagggcatgtacctgggttgcgggcacatccccagtaggagatgtgcaggaggcagctgatggatgtttctctctcatcgatgtttctaactctctatctctctcccttcctctctgtaaaaaatcaataaaatacattaaaaaaaaaagaagcaatcaatgaatgcataaacaagtggaacaacaaatagatgtttctatctctctctaaaaatcaataataaaaaaaaatgtataagcaCTGACCTAAGAACGAGAAGGTcaaagttcgattcctggtcagggcacatgctcgggttgcaggtttgatccctgtgtggggtgtgtagggggctgccaatcaatgattctctcatcactgatgtttctatctctctctctcactcttccttcctctcttaaatcaataaaaagtttttttttaatgtataaggGAATACTATGTACAATTTTGTAAcaacaaactttaaaattaagCAAAAGGGATGATTTTTACTAGAAAATATACCTTTCTTAAATTGACCCAGATAGATCAAACTACCTCAGGAAAAAACTGCAAAGTCCCAGACATATTCTTAGAAAGTTTAACCAAATCCCTATAATATGTAATAAACTTCAAAATATTCCTGAATACAAACAAGAATAAGACAAAAGAAAACCAGTACAAACTAATCTCATTTATGAATCTAGgtctaaaatcctatataataaaaggctaatatgcaaatcaaccaaacaatggaacgaccggttgctatgacatgcactgaccaccagggggcagatgctcaacaaatgGGGAGcacccacaggggaagcaccactctgccagaagccaggctcaaggctggtgagtgcagcggcggtggcgggtgcctctcccacctccgcggcagcgctaaggatgtccgactgccagtttagcccCGCTCCCCACagaaagcgggcctaagccgtcagtcggatgtcccctgagggctctcggactgcaagagggtgcaggccgggcaaatggaacccccccaagtgcacgaatttcgtgcactgggcctctagtctataataataaaagcataatatgctaattagaccagaggaagccagggctgcgagggaagcccaggccccaggtgccTTAGGGAAGCAGGTGCCggtagccgggggaaggaaggcctactcttgcacaaatttcatgcatcatgTCTCTAGTTCCAAATAAAATACCAGCAACTTAAATTTTACAATGGGTTAAAAAAATGCATCATGACCAAGTAGAGTAtggtagaattttttttaaaaaaggatttagCAATAAGAAATCaactgagccctagccagtttatctcagtggatagagtgttggactgcggactgaaggatcctgggttcgattccagtcaagggcacatacctcagttgcaggctttgATCCCCTGCCCTTagtctgggtgtgtgtgggaggcaaccaatccatgtgtctctttcacatcgatgtttctctctgtccatgcccctcccttccactctctctaaaaatgaatggaaaatatccttgggtgaggattaacaaaaaaaaaaggaataaagaagtaaactggccgaaactggtttggctcagtggatagagcgtcggcctgcggactgaaaggtcccgggttcgattctggtcaggggcatgtgcctgggttgcgggcatatccccagtaggagatgtgcaggaggcagctgatcgatgtttctctctcattgatgtttctggctctctatctctctcccttcctctctgtaaaaaatcaataaaatatattttttaaaaaaaaaagaagtaaactgAATTCATAGTTAAAAACTTTCTGATGAAGAAAACTCCagatctgccgaaaccggtttggctcagtggatagagcgtcggcctgtggactgaggggtcccaggttcgattccggtcaagggcatgtacctcggttgcgggcatatccccagtgggggatgtgcaggaggcagctgatcgatgtttctccctcatcaatgtttctaactatctctctcccttcctctctgtaaaaaatcaataaaaaaaatattaaaaaaaaaaaaaaaaaaagaaaactccagaTCTAGATGGCTTCACTAGCAAATTCAGCCAAACATCTGTGGAAGAAATACTACCACCAAATCTTTTACAGAGAATACAAAAGAAGGGAACACTACCCAATTCATTTATGAAGTCAGCAATAACCAGATATCAAAACCAGACAAATGAATTACAAAAAggaaactacagtggggccttgacttacgagtttaattcgttccgtgacggagctcgtaactcaaattactcgtatgtcaaatcaattttcaccattacaatgaattgaaatgccattaatccgtTCCAGACACCCAAAAAACACCgcaattgttttgttaaattgtttttaaaaaagaaaaatgtattttaaaataacgaatattgtataaaaacacaatactgaacaatagaatgtagtgcaataaacttgttttattaagtttaatatacagcatttaccttggagatcaaacgacttaaagatgctgatggagttggaggagaaaggctgaactgaataactgaataactgaatcttatttgctgatttttgccctttttgccatgttctgggagccggtccatgcttgctgtttcaagggacctggcatatatggcatactgttcttaatatgtttgctcaccttcttggcactatgtgttttaaccaaggtctcctctctgagaaaggttgtttccccaggtagggattttcccctgaagttagggagggaataaaacccctcaactaagtgccaggtgggtaattaatcactttaactacgaacaatcatgcttaagctacataatcttttctccctggaatggagataagaaacgccctaacctttgtaatagagattgataggattgaatcaactggtataaatacagatgtaacaagacagaacttagaacacagaacttagaagagaaccaagagagacagaacctaggcacagaacctacacagaacgttctctagagacagaagaacttcgctggagagaacatggcaaaagatcctggactgaacctgactacagaaattggcaagagaacctgactagaacctggtgactgaacctggctggagaacctggacagaacctggctgaagaacctagtgagggaacatggctacagaaccttgctggagatccgaagcagaacctctctggagatccagaccagaacttggctggagatccgggctagagatcctggctaggctgctgatcaactgaacgctgtctccgtgtcattccttcttcgccgactccgtccacacctttgggaacccctggacctgctggggctggaccccggcagccatgctttcatcactttcatctacaggagttttcgataaaaacctgtccaatgagatctgtttcatcctccctttcagaatatttctgaaatgagttaggcaagtgtcattaaatagctccatcgcacgcccagttgcaattttttctgggtgtttcttttgaataaagtctgaaagtttctcccacattcccaacatttccttcatctcacttatagagataacctcctcctcctcctccgtgtcaTCTATTTCCTACAAAACCTCCGTGTGCTGCTGCGTCTGTAGCTCCTTTAGCTCCTGCATTGTCAGTTCCTCGGAGTGCTCCTCGATGAGCTCGTTGATGTCACCTTCCTTTATATCCGCGCTCGCTGCCTCACCATGTCTGACAACGGAGTGAATGccggtcctctttttaaaattttcgaaCCAGCCCCGACCGGCTTTAAACGGCTCGCCCGATGCCTCGTCCATTGAAGTGCCTGGGGTCTGCTGCAGCCAATCAGCGTAAATAGCTCGTGCCTTCTCGCAGATTATAGCCTTCGTCACGGTATCTCCTGTGAGCTGCTTCTCCGTTAACCACACCATCAGcagcttctccatattttcatggaTAGATGTCCGCTGTTCAGAAATTATTGTAacgcccttggctggagttgtaGCCTGTATCGGCTCCTTCTGCTTCAGGATGGTGCAGATCATAGAAGTGCTGCGCTCGTACCGCTTCGCCAAGTCGATTACAGGCACACCTTGGTCATGTTTTtcgataatttctttctttaattcaatgcacatcATCCGCTTCTGCTTCTCAGCACTGTCCTTcgcacttactttcttcagatccatggCTGAAAAAACcaagttttgcaaaataactgcaagcacaaatgcgagcacaacactgatgcttcaactaagagctaaccgcgtaaagtgaatgagtgagacacatgatgctgggctgatgttgtggcgttcactgtgatgttcgctgcgccaactagcggtggggtatctgaagctggctcgtaacccgaattttagctcgcaactcaaagcaaaaaatcggccaagagacggctcgtatcttgaaaaacttgttagtcaggatactcgtaagtcaaggccccactgtatatactaATATCGATTGCAAACagagatgcaaaaaaaaattagaaagtcgAATCCATTCATGTATAAAAAAAGGGGAAAACTGCATGAAgacctggcctggtagctcagttgtttagagcagcagttgccaacctttcaaaCCTCATGGACCACCACTGGTCCACaaaccaccggttggtgactgccGCTCCAAAGGTTTccctaaaccagcggtcgccaacctttcagacctcacggaccatcaGTGGTTCGCGGACTATTGGTTGGCGATCGCTGGTTTAGAGGATGGTCCTAATACtccaagattgcaggtttgattgctggtcagggcatatgtaagtatcaaccaatgaatgcatatattagtgaaacaacaaatcgatgtttctctctctaaaacagtcgcgggcaaactacggcctgcgggctggatccggcccgtttgaaatgaataaaactaaaaaaaaaaaaaaaaagaccgtacccttttatgtaatgatgtttactttgaatttatattagttcacacaaacactccatccatgcttttgttccggccctccggtccagtttaagaacccattgtggcccttgagtcaaaaagtttgcccacccctgctctaaaatcaatcaataaaagttttttaaaagaattttaaaacaagaaaattgcACGATCATTTCAACAgataaaaaagcatttgacaaaattcaacctCCATTCATTGTAAAAACTGTCAGCAATCTAAGAAATGTATGGAACTTCTTTAATGTGATAAAAGACATCTACAAAACACATACggttaacatcatacttaatggcaAGATTGAGTCCTTTCTGCCAAAGATTAAGAACATGATCATGATGTCCAACACATCACTCTCATTAAACATTGTATAAGAAATCCTAGCATGTGTATTAAGACAGGGATAAAAAGGGCATAagattagaaaaggaaaaataaattatctctatttgcagatgccATCATTTTCTACATAAAAAATCATACGGAATAAAAATATCCTAGAATAAATGAGTTGTGCATATTTGCAGaatttaaaatctataataataaaagtgtaatatgcaaatcaaccaacgaccgaacagcagaacgaccatccggatgaCCAGGCTATGACATGCTTTGGTGCCAAGCCAGCCACGATTGGCCCGCAGACACTGTGGTGGgtgtgtggggccagccagcgatcaccctgcagagggagacccaggccagccaagcaatcgcACTCCACACCTGtcacccgcagagggaggtgaccagtggcggGGAAGGGCAGTGCCatacagatggcaagcagtggcaatagtgggggtgggcaaccaggggaaggaaaaccccaataggccctgatcgccggccaggcctagggaccctacctgaggggtcccagattgcgaaagggcacatgccgggctgagagaccccctcctcccccatgcacgaatttcatgcaccggacctctagttaacATATAAAAGGCAACTGTATTTTTATGATCAACCAAGAATAATTGGAATTTGAAAGCTTTTAAAAGTATAGTTTATAATAAATAGCACCACAAAAACATCCCAGAATAAATCTAACAAAGCATGTATAGGATCTATAGgccaaaaactataaaaaaagacTAGTGAAATGTAAAAATGTTCATAAATTGTTAAAACTCAAAAAATTGTTAACAGCTGTTTTTCTCAAAATGCTATAGATTCAAGGAAATCAAAATCAAAACCCCGGCAGGAGTTTTTGTAGATGCCAACAGTTGATTTGAAAATGTatgtggaaaaggaaaggaactaaaataatcaaaacaatttTGTAAAAGGCAAGTTTGGAGGACTCACACTGCCTTACCATAAAGCTACAAGAATTAAAATAGTGTGGTATTGGTAAAACCATAAACACATAGGTCAATGTAACAGAATTGAGTCCAGAAATAGATTCATATAAATATGACCAATTGATTTTGACAAAAGTGCAAAAACAACCAATGGAGAAAGGATTGTCTTTTCAACAAGTGGTACTGGAAACACTGGACttctatatgtaaaaaaaaattaacttcaacCTATATTTCATATCTTACACAAAAATATAATCAAAAGACACCATActcctaaatgtaaaatgcaaaactttccaacttctagaagaaaacaggagaaaatttTTGTAACCATGGGCTAGACAAAAAGCATAGATCATAAAGGAAAAGGTGGATTTATTAGATCTCATCACAATGCCTGCCCTTCAGAATTAAGGGCTGTGGGAATTTAGAAGACAGGAGCACTTATTCTGCCTGCAGTAACTTCCACAATGTGACTTTGAGAATGGTCTTCAAAGATAACTAAGTGTCTGCTGGGCTAAAAATGGAGAGGAGGTAGAAGAAAACCTGTTCAAAGACTCACAGTCCAAGGAACAATGAGAAGTTCAGTTGTCACAGAAGAGGGAACATGGAAAGAGTAGGGCAAGAGAGTAACATATGGAAAAGAagaattttttcatattatttgtctttcttcccATTAAGCACCAAGTAAGAATTCTTCAGAAACATACTAGCAGATAGCTATGCTAATAGATTTTTTGGGATACCATTTGTTTCATGTCACTTTAGTAGTTAAAAGTAGTCTCAAGTCTGGAAAGAAGCTAAGAACACCACAAAACAAGGTTTAACACTTGAAGCACCACTGTTTATACAAAAGAGCTAGGGTAGAACCAGGAAAACTTGAGTTCAGAATTCAGCTCTGCCACCTACTAGCTGCATGAACCTGGGCAATTCATTTACTCTGTTATATTATCAGTATATTGGAGGTAACAATGCATATCTCCCACCATTGCTACTAGGTTCCTAGCACAGAGGTGggagctattttattattttaaatattttttccttagtatATGCTTTAAAATAGTAGTATTTATACTCGTCAATTATTTACATAAGATAGTGTTTCTTAAAACAGTTCTTCTAAATGTTCCCTTAAAGTGATTTGGACATAGTCTGGAGCCAGCTGAAAATTTTATCTTATATTAACTGTACATGCTACATACAATATAGCCACATTTAATAGTAAAATGTTACTCTTCAGGTAAAATTGGCATACCAAAAAAATATGCCAGTTTATACAACAGGGCCCTCAATACAACGCCTCATATTCATAAGCCCACCTCAAGGTGCCTCAGATTAGACAAGTCTGGATAGCATACCATGTAAGTTAAGTTGCATGTGATAAAAAAAAGTCAAGGAAAATACAAAACTACTCCATCAGAAATCCAGAAATTCCTACAGTCAAGGAACACTGGGGGGAAAAAGTCCTTAAGGTACCTACCTGTGCATTTTGTCCTGAAAATTAATTTGCAGACCTGCTTCAAGCGAAAAAAGCTTCAAAGCCAGTCCTACAGCCAGAAGAATAATAGTGGACAGCCATAATTatgaaatctaaattttaaaactttacctgtttccttttttttatcaGAAGTAGTATCCAAAGTAGTTAAGGTAGTAGGGGTGCTTTTATAAATATCCTGACTGCATACTCCAGAATCTTCTTCATCAGATGAGAATGAAGATAAATGTTCTAAGTTTTTAAGTTCCTTATCAACTTTTTCTGATGGACTGTTATCCCCCGTTTCAGACACTAAAGGTGTGGGTATTGTAGATGAAGTCTTTGGAAATGGTGGGGGACAAAATGTACGAACGATCTGGGTCCCTGGTCGTCTAGTCCTGTTAGGCATTCGTACAGCAAGAGTGGAAAACTGTTGCTTGGGCCCAGATTTCAGAAAATCTAAGAAAGAGGCAATAAATCCTGTTTTGACTTCTGGCTGTTTTTCCTCTACTTCTTTGATCTTCTGTCTCATTTTTTCTTGATGCTGATAAACATCATGGCAGCCTTCTGAGGGAGGAGGAGTATATGGCAAATATATATCTGTTCCCCTTGAATTCTGGCGTTTGCCTTGGATAGGTCTTTTCAGCTGTTTCAGATTACTGTTCTCTTCCTCTTTAGTTTGCCCTTTCCCTTTAGTTTTCTTCTTCTGAAGGTTAAAATGCAGTAAATCTTGGTTTTCTTCTTCAATCTTGACACTGATTGCCTCCCCAGGTTGGGCCATGGCCAACAGTGCAAGTGCACTCCTTGTCAGATTCACTGACACACCACTGTCATCACCCCCTAAGGTGAAGTCACTCTCCGATGTAGCGCTCTCTCCACTTATACTTCTACTACTGGAAACGAACTCTTGGTTTCTGTTATTTAATGAACTATCAACAGGAACTTCACAATCATCTTCAAAGTCATGATTGGTAGCAGGCTGTTTCTTGAATGGGCCAGACCTTTGCTCCTGGACTTCATGACTTGGTCCAGTCACTGGTGAAGTTAGTTTAGATGCTTTATTTTGACCTGGTGTTTCAATGTGCTGTTGATCAAGTGTTATTTTTGACTGAAGGGTAGATACTGGTGAAAGGTTTACCGTAACTTGATTTCCATTTAAGGAAATATCAtttatattctgtggctttcctcCTGTAGCTGTTATAGAGTTAAAATCTGAACTTACATGCCCGACATCTAATGACTGCTGAAAATGAGATTTAGAATTACCATCTTCAACAGTTGGGATGGTTTCATTTGAAGTTGACTTGGAAAAATCAGGTGTAACCCCACAAGCTGCTGCTGTAGCTGCTAAGATATCATccacatttgataaaatatttctttcatcattgagaAGAATTGCCTCTGGAAAACATATTGATCCAAGGGAAACAAAATGATTCTTTGAATCATGCTGATTTGTTTCACTAAAAGGGCCCTTTGTTGTTAGATGTTGTTGTAAAGGTTTTGAAGACTCAGAGAGGTCCATTTTCATAATTTCAGAATTCTGAGTATGGAGTTGCTGCTGAGAATGATCACCATTGCTCTGAATAATATGACTATCCATTTGAAGAAAAGGATGCACTATTTGTTGAGGACTTGGAACATGATGTACTTGTAAAGACGCCTTTACTTGTCCTAAACCTGCCTGCAGCATTGACTGCTGAAGAATTTGTAAATCACAGGTAGAATCTAAAAGGATCTGTGTATTAGGAAGAGATGCCTGCTGGCCCTGCTCTAAAGTATGATTTGGAATTTGAATCTGAGATGATGCATTAATTATTTGATCATGCTGCTCCTGGACCTTGGCATCATGTACCTTATGTATAAGAGAGTGCTGCTGGTTTAGGTCTTTAGCATTCAATGTTATTTGTGGAGTTTGCATTAAATCAGTTGCCTTCTTAATATCAAGGGCTGCTGCACTATTGACTTGGCCAATTTGTTGGTTAAGTTGTGTCACTGAACCAAccatactttcttctttttttgaacTTTGTAGAGCAATCCCAACAACGTGATCTTCAAGATGGGAATTACTTCTGATTACGCTCTGAGAATATCTGTCATCTGCCTTTGACACCTTATAAGTTGATTCTTGAACATTAATTTCCCCATCAGATAGCCTTTGGGTCGATGACTCAAGAGATACTTGTGGCTGTAAGACCTGTAACTCTTGCATTGGAAAACCATCTTTTTGCTTTGAAGATGTATACACATTTGAGTCAAGTTTCCTTTCAGCATAAGACTTTGGATCAGGGGAAGGTATGCTGTTCTTTAATGTCTGACAATGAGTAGAGGACGTAAAAGATGACTGAATGGCAGGCAAAAACTTTTGGGACTGGGGAGATGATGACCCTTGAGCTTGAGCATTTTGGGAAGAGTGCATAGAAATATAATTCTGAGTTGTGCTAGACTCTGGCAAACTCTGAGCCCGAGAGGCggaagaataagaaagagaaggAGCTGTTAATGTTAGGGACTGCCCCGAAGCATAGCTTTCT is a genomic window of Myotis daubentonii chromosome 9, mMyoDau2.1, whole genome shotgun sequence containing:
- the QSER1 gene encoding glutamine and serine-rich protein 1 isoform X10: MDRNYATSGFADPPPPPAPPAAPAASSAAAQPPAPAWAYEPRAAAAAASPSGSSGSSPSIKASLSYEEGHPSLSETNRLQRQTFAASHQLPGYPTTPQPTGLSGIFDTGVNSASTNTKESSVMNFLSSVESQTAQAASSGTTLLPQFRAPSWQTGMHSSAAAELFVTGPLPTTGTLSPSALSAYQHPTTFNNRNFATTSPLVLQDSSFNTTSNGILNPHDPLLQIKTSQGTVPTALAFERLGSSVLCNSVPPQSSTYRSAQESAPHLLQPQFSLLPSALGGTQQMPQAYSTTLFTNSTASIERALRECSVIKHHQRPSGTQSIQAQLTGSQHSLHSYLSNANVVNFQETSRQSSLSCSPIGESTQVSNGGLQQKTSQVSVELAQSYSSVIPSSGYPPSTIIVKSSSAKEPLTSTQTPKPQSIIPPVQTLSYSKPLHNQSSVISGQAQIYSTAQLPSLLSVSQSQNYGLVQPHNVPSIVHSQVYRSSKVEKLPSLYKTLTFSGSPQTITSENQTLNYSSNQQEVLSSVTNENYPAQTRDLSSVSQSQSYSSGHSQGLSPASQTQVNYSSQSQVLSVVNPSESYASGQSLTLTAPSLSYSSASRAQSLPESSTTQNYISMHSSQNAQAQGSSSPQSQKFLPAIQSSFTSSTHCQTLKNSIPSPDPKSYAERKLDSNVYTSSKQKDGFPMQELQVLQPQVSLESSTQRLSDGEINVQESTYKVSKADDRYSQSVIRSNSHLEDHVVGIALQSSKKEESMVGSVTQLNQQIGQVNSAAALDIKKATDLMQTPQITLNAKDLNQQHSLIHKVHDAKVQEQHDQIINASSQIQIPNHTLEQGQQASLPNTQILLDSTCDLQILQQSMLQAGLGQVKASLQVHHVPSPQQIVHPFLQMDSHIIQSNGDHSQQQLHTQNSEIMKMDLSESSKPLQQHLTTKGPFSETNQHDSKNHFVSLGSICFPEAILLNDERNILSNVDDILAATAAACGVTPDFSKSTSNETIPTVEDGNSKSHFQQSLDVGHVSSDFNSITATGGKPQNINDISLNGNQVTVNLSPVSTLQSKITLDQQHIETPGQNKASKLTSPVTGPSHEVQEQRSGPFKKQPATNHDFEDDCEVPVDSSLNNRNQEFVSSSRSISGESATSESDFTLGGDDSGVSVNLTRSALALLAMAQPGEAISVKIEEENQDLLHFNLQKKKTKGKGQTKEEENSNLKQLKRPIQGKRQNSRGTDIYLPYTPPPSEGCHDVYQHQEKMRQKIKEVEEKQPEVKTGFIASFLDFLKSGPKQQFSTLAVRMPNRTRRPGTQIVRTFCPPPFPKTSSTIPTPLVSETGDNSPSEKVDKELKNLEHLSSFSSDEEDSGVCSQDIYKSTPTTLTTLDTTSDKKKETAMDLKKVSAKDSAEKQKRMMCIELKKEIIEKHDQGVPVIDLAKRYERSTSMICTILKQKEPIQATTPAKGVTIISEQRTSIHENMEKLLMVWLTEKQLTGDTVTKAIICEKARAIYADWLQQTPGTSMDEASGEPFKAGRGWFENFKKRTGIHSVVRHGEAASADIKEGDINELIEEHSEELTMQELKELQTQQHTEVL